One Paenibacillus sp. FSL H7-0737 DNA segment encodes these proteins:
- a CDS encoding alpha/beta fold hydrolase gives MFNPTDFPKPTLISVNGVELEVFEAGRQNLGKPIVFCHGWPEHAFSWRHQVPALVAAGYHVIVPNQRGYGNSSRPSVVTDYDIEHLSGDLIALLDHYEYEDATFVGHDWGAMIVWWLTLLHPNRVNKVINLSMPYQERGERPWIEFMEEILGGDYYFVHFNRQPGIADAVLEENTFQFLRNIYRKNEPPRAPQPGMAMINLARAETPLGEPIMSDSELAVYVSAFKSSGFTASINWYRNLDRNWRLLADVNPIIQQPALMIYGDRDVIPKFEKLTKFVPNVEVVNLNCGHWIQEEKPEETNQAILKWLEQWEM, from the coding sequence ATGTTTAATCCAACCGATTTTCCCAAGCCCACCCTTATTTCAGTCAACGGTGTGGAACTCGAAGTCTTTGAAGCAGGCCGACAAAATTTAGGAAAACCTATTGTATTCTGTCATGGCTGGCCAGAGCATGCCTTTTCTTGGCGCCATCAGGTGCCCGCCCTTGTCGCAGCGGGCTACCATGTCATCGTCCCAAACCAGCGGGGTTATGGCAACTCATCCCGTCCGAGCGTAGTAACAGACTATGACATTGAACACTTGTCGGGTGATCTCATCGCACTTCTCGATCACTACGAATACGAAGATGCCACCTTTGTCGGTCATGATTGGGGTGCAATGATCGTTTGGTGGCTGACCTTATTGCATCCAAACCGTGTAAATAAAGTGATAAATCTGAGCATGCCTTACCAAGAGCGCGGAGAAAGACCCTGGATCGAGTTCATGGAAGAAATACTTGGCGGCGACTACTATTTTGTCCACTTCAATCGACAGCCGGGTATCGCAGACGCCGTATTAGAAGAAAATACATTCCAGTTCCTTCGCAACATTTACCGGAAAAACGAGCCACCCAGAGCGCCTCAGCCAGGTATGGCGATGATTAATCTTGCCAGAGCAGAAACACCACTCGGCGAACCCATAATGAGCGACAGCGAACTGGCCGTTTACGTCTCAGCCTTCAAATCATCAGGCTTCACGGCAAGTATAAATTGGTACAGGAACCTTGACCGCAACTGGCGCTTATTGGCGGACGTGAACCCAATCATCCAACAGCCTGCACTTATGATCTATGGCGACCGGGATGTGATCCCGAAGTTTGAAAAACTAACGAAGTTCGTGCCCAATGTGGAAGTGGTCAATCTGAATTGCGGTCATTGGATCCAGGAAGAAAAGCCGGAAGAAACAAACCAAGCAATTTTAAAATGGCTGGAACAATGGGAGATGTAG
- a CDS encoding YdeI/OmpD-associated family protein, which produces MAGTMGDVVFFNNQEEFNDWLEEHHTEASEIWVGYFGISTGRASLTWSASVDAALCFGWIDGIRKAIDKQSYKIRFTPRKVNSVWSAVNVKKVKALIQLGKMRPEGMHVFNNRTDAQGYSSEQRNVELAKEYEEQIKANQTAWLFFTNLSPSYKRDSIWWVMSAKKEETRLRRLGILIASSEEGLKFQHCKKLLQNKEI; this is translated from the coding sequence ATGGCTGGAACAATGGGAGATGTAGTTTTTTTCAACAACCAAGAAGAGTTTAACGATTGGTTAGAAGAACATCATACTGAAGCTAGTGAAATTTGGGTGGGCTATTTTGGGATAAGTACAGGGCGTGCAAGCCTTACTTGGTCTGCATCAGTAGATGCCGCTCTTTGTTTTGGGTGGATTGACGGTATACGAAAAGCCATTGATAAACAAAGCTATAAGATTCGCTTTACTCCGCGCAAAGTAAATAGTGTATGGAGTGCTGTGAACGTAAAGAAGGTAAAAGCACTAATACAGCTTGGAAAGATGAGACCAGAAGGAATGCACGTCTTTAACAACAGAACCGATGCACAAGGCTATTCCTCTGAACAAAGAAACGTGGAACTTGCCAAAGAATATGAAGAACAAATCAAGGCAAATCAAACAGCCTGGCTATTCTTCACTAATTTATCACCATCCTATAAAAGAGATTCTATCTGGTGGGTAATGAGCGCCAAGAAAGAAGAAACACGATTAAGAAGGCTTGGAATATTGATCGCTTCATCTGAAGAAGGGCTAAAATTTCAACATTGCAAAAAATTATTACAGAATAAGGAAATATAA
- a CDS encoding alpha/beta fold hydrolase yields the protein MIYGDRDTVQRSENLTKFVPNAEVVNLDCGQWIQQEKPEETNQAILRWLEEQNDAE from the coding sequence ATGATCTATGGTGACCGGGATACGGTCCAGAGGTCTGAAAACCTGACAAAGTTCGTGCCTAATGCGGAAGTGGTTAATCTGGATTGCGGTCAATGGATCCAGCAAGAAAAGCCGGAAGAAACAAACCAAGCGATTTTGAGATGGCTGGAAGAGCAGAATGATGCTGAATAG
- a CDS encoding IS110 family transposase, whose protein sequence is MNPVIGLDISKEESHGQAFLERGKPFQGTFHFEHTRDGLANFLQVLTEVEFASQQRPLLILEATGHYQSPVVQFLEEHHYIYIVINPLISNRLRKSQLRKVKTDAADAYLLGELYYKEEFEPFKKRGVQLLNLRYLTRQYESLSKMCVQTKLQFQAVLDQVFLLTKVSLELCIPVFHYSF, encoded by the coding sequence ATGAATCCAGTTATCGGTCTAGATATTTCTAAAGAAGAAAGCCATGGACAAGCCTTTCTAGAGCGCGGAAAGCCATTCCAAGGGACATTCCACTTCGAGCACACTCGAGATGGTTTAGCAAATTTCCTTCAAGTTTTAACAGAAGTTGAATTTGCATCTCAACAACGTCCTTTGCTTATTCTAGAAGCAACCGGTCATTATCAAAGTCCCGTTGTTCAGTTCCTAGAGGAACATCATTATATTTATATTGTTATTAATCCGCTCATCTCAAATCGGCTTAGGAAGTCTCAACTTCGTAAAGTAAAGACGGATGCTGCTGACGCTTACCTATTGGGAGAGCTGTACTACAAAGAAGAATTTGAACCGTTTAAGAAAAGAGGTGTGCAACTTCTCAATCTGCGCTATCTCACAAGACAATATGAGTCTCTTTCAAAGATGTGTGTACAGACTAAACTACAATTCCAAGCTGTTTTAGATCAGGTTTTCCTGCTTACAAAGGTGTCTTTGGAGCTATGTATTCCGGTATTTCATTACAGTTTTTAA
- a CDS encoding TetR/AcrR family transcriptional regulator: METDKKLETKEKIMRATLELTKQEGFERITIKKIAEASNTNVALVNYYFGSKENLFSESIKLILNSFQHTFAILDDFSISSRDRLRQFLLDYLQVIRQYPELLSRIILMGNTVFSSQHEYGSFLNLLGFPKIQNTLRELTDEQQPEHLMTMTMQIFGALFLPALMSPILETGASVKIAPIEEQIDLLFARYFH, translated from the coding sequence ATGGAGACAGACAAAAAGTTGGAAACAAAAGAGAAGATTATGCGTGCCACACTGGAGTTGACCAAACAAGAAGGCTTTGAAAGGATCACTATAAAAAAAATTGCAGAAGCCTCAAACACGAATGTCGCTCTAGTTAACTATTACTTTGGGTCCAAAGAAAACTTGTTTAGCGAGTCCATCAAATTGATATTGAACAGCTTTCAGCATACCTTTGCCATACTTGACGATTTCTCTATATCCTCACGGGATAGATTGAGGCAATTTTTACTAGATTATTTGCAAGTGATCCGTCAATATCCCGAATTGCTCTCCAGAATCATCCTGATGGGCAATACCGTTTTCTCCTCGCAGCATGAATATGGATCATTTTTGAATCTATTGGGGTTTCCTAAGATACAAAATACTTTAAGAGAGTTAACCGATGAACAGCAGCCAGAGCACCTGATGACCATGACGATGCAGATTTTTGGAGCGCTTTTTCTACCAGCACTTATGAGTCCTATTCTAGAAACAGGAGCTTCCGTGAAGATTGCACCTATAGAGGAACAGATTGATTTGCTCTTTGCAAGATACTTTCATTAA
- a CDS encoding HXXEE domain-containing protein — MNFLRKYWQDIGLFIGIVICIYLLMNWETIPRINSILWLSFVAILLHQFEEYRWPGYFPGIFNIALFKSESPDNYPLNKQSAMIINVVIAYVFYLLPVFFPSVVWLGMAPVLMGFFQIIFHGVVINIRAKSMYNPGLVSAIIVHLPVGIWYINYLYEHHLITLSDWIWSAIYFAIAVYILIVKGNTWMKNKNSIHKFSQKQLWSFRK, encoded by the coding sequence ATGAATTTTTTGAGAAAATATTGGCAGGATATAGGACTATTCATTGGCATTGTTATATGCATTTATCTTCTAATGAACTGGGAAACAATACCGCGGATAAACAGCATATTATGGTTAAGCTTTGTGGCGATCCTTCTTCATCAGTTTGAGGAATACCGCTGGCCAGGGTACTTTCCAGGCATATTCAATATAGCCCTGTTTAAAAGTGAATCCCCTGACAACTATCCGTTAAATAAACAGTCGGCAATGATTATTAATGTGGTCATCGCCTATGTGTTCTACTTGCTCCCTGTATTCTTCCCGTCAGTAGTATGGCTGGGGATGGCACCTGTTTTAATGGGCTTTTTCCAAATCATTTTCCATGGAGTCGTCATTAATATAAGAGCAAAAAGCATGTATAATCCAGGATTAGTCTCCGCAATTATTGTACATTTACCGGTGGGGATCTGGTACATCAACTACTTATATGAGCATCATTTAATAACCCTCTCAGACTGGATTTGGAGCGCAATTTATTTTGCCATAGCTGTTTATATTTTAATAGTGAAAGGAAATACATGGATGAAAAACAAAAACTCCATTCACAAATTTTCGCAAAAACAATTATGGTCTTTTCGTAAGTAG
- a CDS encoding contact-dependent growth inhibition system immunity protein, whose translation MMLNNYLDKTLEELEGETWGEPQYGSNLVVRCHELRRKPLMDFSVEDLRIMIGQGFSLKYLVPIALRYLADNPFVRGDFYKGDLLVCVINIEQTFWDLNPETYVELDSIITDVKYTIEKLLPLVSTYKTSNH comes from the coding sequence ATGATGTTAAATAATTATTTGGATAAAACATTAGAAGAACTTGAAGGGGAGACTTGGGGTGAGCCACAGTATGGCTCAAACCTTGTTGTTAGGTGTCATGAATTACGAAGAAAACCGTTAATGGATTTCTCAGTCGAAGATTTAAGAATAATGATTGGACAAGGTTTCAGTTTGAAATATCTTGTTCCAATTGCTCTTAGGTACTTGGCAGACAACCCATTTGTCAGAGGAGATTTTTATAAAGGAGACTTGTTGGTATGTGTAATAAACATCGAACAGACTTTTTGGGACTTAAACCCCGAAACGTATGTTGAATTGGATTCAATTATAACCGATGTTAAATACACAATTGAAAAGTTACTTCCATTGGTTTCCACTTATAAGACTTCAAATCACTGA
- a CDS encoding MerR family DNA-binding transcriptional regulator, whose amino-acid sequence MRDNYTPTMIAKKLNVSTTTLRRYEDQGLVPEVPRTPSNRRCYTDIHVQAFITIRALLQGYEIPVVYDVMRKIKARQIEDALWSINQEQHNTQTEKHRLEDVLRMFRNADLSRYNDLEVTNAMTIGEVAQMAGVKPSAIRHWEQEGLITSNRNKDNGYRVYTITELRKIILISSLRKTVYYIENMKQLLNEIETQNYKKVELTFELALQKLNSQLMKQFLGIAELMKYVKYY is encoded by the coding sequence ATGAGAGATAATTATACACCAACAATGATAGCTAAGAAATTAAATGTAAGTACCACTACATTAAGAAGATATGAAGATCAAGGCTTAGTTCCCGAAGTCCCAAGGACTCCTAGCAATCGCCGGTGTTATACAGACATTCATGTCCAAGCTTTTATTACGATTCGGGCACTTTTACAAGGATATGAGATTCCAGTTGTGTACGATGTGATGAGAAAGATTAAAGCTCGGCAAATTGAGGATGCACTTTGGTCAATCAATCAGGAACAGCATAATACACAAACGGAAAAGCATAGGTTAGAGGATGTGTTACGCATGTTCCGAAATGCAGATTTATCAAGATACAACGATTTAGAGGTCACAAATGCAATGACTATTGGTGAAGTTGCACAAATGGCAGGTGTTAAGCCTTCAGCCATTCGACATTGGGAACAAGAAGGCCTTATTACTTCTAACAGAAATAAAGACAACGGCTATAGGGTCTATACTATAACGGAATTAAGAAAGATTATACTGATCAGCAGTTTAAGGAAAACCGTGTATTATATCGAGAACATGAAACAACTCCTGAATGAAATAGAGACACAAAACTATAAAAAAGTAGAATTGACATTCGAGCTTGCGTTACAAAAATTAAATAGTCAATTAATGAAGCAGTTTTTAGGAATCGCTGAGCTTATGAAATATGTGAAATACTATTAA
- a CDS encoding alpha/beta fold hydrolase: MKKIIRLTNHSAIEVGLTGGSDRPTIMLPIAKKSVYNQEAENLKLWGVDPELGKHFVEGLADTFQVLYFDYEGHLFQHPVDNLTVDHIVKDLLLIADEMNVKSFSYYGYSWLALIGLQLAIRTNRLESLVMGGFPPYNGPYQEMLIVTQKTHTQALNNQNEVAEKSSIETENPNEIDWDNIKVSMDTRVTAQFVALYESLTAFDDRSIHQLLSLPKLAFAGENDTIVYGENFGNVTVDIAGILKMNSTKLCDLGWDVEVLTGSQMDHTKAMQPAVVIPLIKPWFIKQL, from the coding sequence TTGAAAAAAATCATACGATTAACCAACCATTCAGCAATAGAAGTAGGATTGACAGGAGGATCAGATCGTCCAACCATTATGTTACCTATCGCTAAAAAATCCGTGTACAATCAGGAGGCAGAAAATCTAAAGCTATGGGGCGTAGATCCTGAATTAGGTAAACATTTTGTTGAAGGTCTCGCGGATACGTTTCAAGTGCTTTATTTTGATTATGAAGGTCATCTCTTTCAACATCCAGTGGACAACTTAACCGTAGACCATATTGTGAAGGATCTGCTCCTCATTGCTGATGAAATGAACGTTAAGAGCTTTAGCTACTACGGTTATTCCTGGCTAGCTTTAATTGGACTACAATTGGCTATCAGAACAAATCGTCTGGAAAGCTTGGTCATGGGAGGTTTTCCGCCTTATAATGGTCCCTATCAAGAGATGCTGATTGTAACTCAAAAAACACATACCCAAGCTTTGAATAATCAAAATGAGGTAGCTGAAAAAAGCTCCATTGAAACAGAGAATCCTAATGAGATAGACTGGGACAACATCAAAGTATCAATGGATACCCGTGTAACAGCTCAATTTGTTGCCTTATACGAGAGCCTCACTGCTTTTGATGATCGTAGTATTCACCAATTGCTTAGTCTTCCAAAATTAGCTTTTGCAGGAGAAAATGATACTATCGTATATGGTGAGAATTTTGGAAATGTTACCGTTGATATTGCTGGGATATTAAAGATGAATTCGACGAAGCTGTGTGATTTAGGTTGGGATGTTGAAGTGCTAACGGGAAGCCAAATGGATCATACAAAAGCTATGCAACCAGCCGTGGTAATACCATTAATTAAGCCCTGGTTTATAAAACAATTATGA
- a CDS encoding RNA polymerase sigma factor, producing MDDSEIIQLYFARNETAIEETSKKYRNYCTKIAHNILSNFEDSEECVNDTFLGAWETIPPKTPAKLSSFLGRITRNIALNKHDYYMAKKRNKTFDTILDELNDCLSSPDNVESQYEEEQIAESISNFLLKINEDHRNIFLRRYWYSDSLADIATRFSISESKTKSVLFRTRKKLQLYLMKEGYIL from the coding sequence GTGGACGATAGTGAAATCATACAGCTGTACTTTGCCCGCAATGAAACAGCAATAGAAGAAACATCCAAAAAATATAGAAATTATTGTACCAAGATTGCTCATAACATTCTGTCTAATTTTGAAGATTCGGAAGAATGCGTGAACGATACCTTTCTAGGAGCGTGGGAAACGATACCGCCGAAGACGCCTGCTAAGCTCTCATCTTTTTTGGGGAGGATCACACGAAATATCGCGTTAAATAAACACGATTATTACATGGCCAAAAAGCGGAATAAAACATTCGATACGATTCTTGATGAATTAAATGATTGTTTATCCTCTCCAGACAATGTCGAAAGTCAATATGAGGAAGAACAAATCGCTGAATCTATAAGCAATTTTCTGCTGAAGATTAATGAAGATCATCGGAATATTTTTCTGAGACGTTACTGGTATTCCGATTCTTTGGCTGATATCGCAACTCGATTCTCAATAAGTGAAAGTAAAACGAAATCGGTTCTTTTTAGAACACGAAAAAAACTCCAATTATACCTTATGAAAGAGGGCTATATCCTATGA
- a CDS encoding sensor histidine kinase has translation MKRVTSNKKVIYLAILFCFILGQIGGTLIIKQLFLNYKLKDMLPQATSIAAEIAQNEKNIRGFRPYLMKVYDLEGNDLSPGDESKQQFFNVTSEEFKDALIDYIPEVIKANKFAAIKNISGFPSKSIVVGAPVIQNEQAVGVVFLLEPGSEFQAVLNGFYYVFTGTLLLGSLIIGFFISSYLKEMKQLEKTRRDYIANISHELKSPIASIRALTETLADGMIKDEEKTNKYYGIILSECARLQRLIYDVLELSRMQNKRDTWDKEKIDTQELVALIESKYSFLSDEMGIVFEITENARNLPAVLSNKDKVFQLVNILMDNAMKYVGEDGRITFDAEVHSRVVTVLISDNGPGIAKDHLPYIFERFYKSEQSHNEKGSGLGLAIAEEIVNGLGEKISVTSKPGKGTIFQFTLKRYK, from the coding sequence ATGAAAAGAGTAACTTCCAACAAAAAAGTAATTTATTTGGCCATCCTTTTCTGCTTTATTTTAGGGCAAATCGGGGGAACCTTGATTATAAAACAGCTTTTTTTGAATTATAAATTAAAAGATATGCTACCTCAGGCAACCTCTATAGCTGCTGAAATCGCACAAAACGAGAAGAATATTAGGGGTTTTAGACCCTACCTTATGAAGGTGTATGATTTGGAGGGAAATGACCTTTCACCTGGAGACGAGAGTAAGCAGCAATTTTTCAATGTTACATCGGAAGAATTCAAAGATGCCCTTATAGATTATATTCCAGAAGTAATTAAAGCGAATAAATTTGCTGCGATTAAAAATATTAGCGGGTTTCCGAGTAAATCCATTGTCGTGGGTGCACCCGTTATTCAGAATGAGCAAGCGGTCGGAGTTGTCTTTTTATTAGAGCCGGGTAGTGAATTTCAAGCCGTATTGAATGGGTTCTATTACGTTTTTACCGGCACCCTACTATTAGGCTCGCTAATAATCGGCTTTTTTATCTCTTCTTATCTTAAAGAAATGAAACAGCTTGAAAAAACTCGCCGGGATTATATCGCTAATATTAGCCATGAACTGAAATCTCCTATTGCCTCCATCAGGGCTTTAACAGAGACATTGGCAGATGGAATGATTAAAGACGAAGAAAAAACCAATAAATATTATGGCATTATTTTATCCGAATGTGCACGTCTGCAACGTTTGATTTATGATGTGTTGGAATTATCAAGAATGCAAAATAAAAGAGATACCTGGGATAAAGAAAAAATAGATACGCAGGAATTAGTGGCGCTTATAGAGTCTAAATACTCTTTCTTGTCTGATGAGATGGGCATTGTATTTGAGATTACAGAGAACGCTAGAAATCTGCCTGCTGTTCTTTCTAATAAAGATAAAGTATTTCAGCTGGTCAATATTTTAATGGATAACGCCATGAAATATGTAGGAGAAGATGGAAGAATAACTTTTGATGCTGAAGTACATTCAAGGGTTGTAACTGTACTGATATCTGATAATGGACCCGGTATTGCGAAAGATCACCTCCCTTATATCTTTGAAAGATTTTACAAGAGCGAGCAGTCACATAATGAAAAAGGAAGCGGTCTGGGGCTCGCAATTGCGGAAGAAATTGTGAATGGTCTAGGTGAAAAAATATCGGTTACAAGTAAACCGGGAAAGGGAACGATCTTTCAATTTACCCTTAAACGCTATAAATAG
- a CDS encoding response regulator transcription factor produces the protein MQGKVKILICDDNIAVHESISAYLLAEHMEYESVYNGEEVLRKLEDQHFDLVILDIMLPGLFGTEVCRKIRTTSNVPIIMLSAKCEETDRILGLEIGADDYITKPFSPREVVTRVRTILKRIHYTFPTEDAILTLGEMKIDRNAFEIHIKGNRMDFTPKEIELMIYFTTNRNKVLSREQILNKVWGYDYFGDTRAVDNLIKRMRKKLPEEDLGFEIKSVYGMGYKMESSK, from the coding sequence ATGCAAGGAAAAGTGAAAATACTAATTTGTGATGACAATATTGCTGTACATGAGAGCATATCTGCTTATTTACTTGCAGAACATATGGAATATGAATCGGTATACAATGGTGAAGAAGTGCTTAGAAAGTTAGAGGATCAGCATTTTGATCTCGTCATACTGGACATTATGCTACCCGGGCTTTTTGGGACAGAGGTGTGCCGTAAGATTCGAACAACTAGTAACGTCCCGATTATTATGCTAAGCGCAAAATGTGAAGAAACTGACCGCATATTGGGGTTGGAAATTGGGGCAGACGACTATATAACGAAGCCGTTCTCCCCTCGGGAGGTTGTCACACGAGTAAGAACCATTTTGAAACGGATCCATTATACCTTTCCAACTGAAGATGCAATCCTGACCCTAGGTGAAATGAAAATTGATCGCAATGCTTTTGAAATCCATATCAAGGGAAACCGAATGGACTTTACACCTAAAGAAATTGAATTGATGATCTATTTTACAACCAATAGGAACAAAGTGCTTTCAAGAGAACAAATCCTCAATAAGGTCTGGGGATATGATTATTTTGGCGATACTAGAGCGGTTGATAATCTCATTAAGAGAATGAGAAAAAAACTACCCGAAGAAGATTTGGGGTTTGAAATCAAGTCCGTTTATGGGATGGGCTATAAAATGGAGTCTTCTAAATGA
- a CDS encoding subtype B tannase translates to MKLKKWITPVLTFSLLSMSFTTGSASAATSGAYSLKFNDAQYTTKTLTVDGRSVTYRAYENIVYVKNPVDTNYEIMNVYVPEDYFQGKSIGSYTADTAPIFFPNQVGGYMPAQPGSTESSKGMGAGPQGAAQKTDKDSEMTSEVNAKTDSSKPEAETGLNSPAVGTNVTAGPASSGSPNAIAVALSKGYVVASPGARGRTTQDDNGTYTGKAPAAIVDLKAAVRYLRYNDDIMPGDAEKIISNGTSAGGALSTLLGATGNNAEYEPYLEAIGAADERDDVFAVSAYTPITNLDNADAAYEWQFNDIISYEKLDFSGNTDFNMERKMVEGTLTEDQIKISDELKAMFPTYVNSLELTKADGTALTMNADGNGPFKDYIKSLVIASAQKALKAGSDLSDKTWITIENGTVTDIDYDQYLAYLGRMKLPGAFDGLDLSNGENELFGTSNVTAQHFTQFGLDNDTAGGTLAAQNLVKMMNPMNYISTEGTTTTSNWRIRMGTKDSDTSLAVSTILATELENKGLNVDFAMAWDIPHSGDYDLDELFAWADKVSATSPKASATATPSKSSVMVNGNKISVDAYTIDGSNYFKLRDIAMAVNNTTKQFEVTSDAKTNALNITSNKAYTPTGIELSASGNTNSKTGVTTSTKITLNGQEISVTGYNIGGNEYYKLRDIAKSLDFNLVWNAATHTINMDTSNVYISE, encoded by the coding sequence ATGAAACTAAAAAAATGGATTACCCCTGTTCTTACTTTTTCTCTGCTATCGATGTCGTTCACTACAGGCTCTGCTAGTGCAGCAACTTCCGGAGCATACAGCCTAAAGTTCAATGATGCCCAATATACTACTAAAACTTTGACGGTAGACGGCCGATCAGTCACTTACCGAGCATATGAGAATATTGTCTACGTTAAGAATCCAGTAGATACTAATTATGAAATCATGAACGTTTATGTCCCTGAGGATTATTTCCAAGGTAAATCGATCGGAAGCTATACCGCCGATACAGCACCTATCTTTTTCCCGAACCAGGTCGGCGGGTACATGCCTGCTCAGCCAGGTAGTACTGAGTCGAGCAAAGGCATGGGAGCGGGTCCGCAAGGCGCTGCTCAAAAAACAGATAAGGATTCCGAAATGACTTCAGAAGTGAATGCGAAAACTGATTCGAGTAAGCCCGAAGCGGAAACCGGATTAAATAGTCCTGCAGTTGGCACAAACGTAACTGCAGGACCTGCCTCCTCAGGGTCACCTAACGCTATAGCAGTTGCCTTGTCAAAAGGGTATGTAGTCGCATCCCCTGGTGCTCGCGGTAGAACTACACAAGATGACAATGGCACATACACTGGCAAGGCACCAGCAGCGATTGTGGATTTGAAGGCAGCTGTCCGCTACCTTCGCTATAATGACGATATCATGCCAGGCGATGCCGAGAAAATCATTTCGAACGGTACAAGCGCAGGTGGAGCGCTCTCTACACTGTTAGGTGCGACTGGCAATAATGCGGAATATGAGCCTTATTTGGAGGCTATTGGTGCAGCCGACGAGCGTGATGACGTTTTTGCTGTTTCGGCTTACACGCCAATTACGAATCTAGACAACGCAGATGCAGCCTATGAATGGCAATTCAACGATATTATCTCTTATGAAAAGCTGGATTTCTCCGGAAATACGGATTTTAACATGGAGAGAAAGATGGTTGAAGGAACATTAACGGAAGATCAGATTAAAATATCAGACGAACTGAAAGCAATGTTCCCAACTTACGTAAATAGCCTAGAGCTAACAAAAGCCGATGGAACGGCATTAACAATGAATGCAGATGGCAATGGTCCCTTTAAAGATTACATCAAATCCTTGGTCATCGCTTCAGCGCAAAAAGCGCTAAAAGCGGGTTCAGATCTGTCTGATAAAACATGGATTACAATAGAAAATGGAACCGTCACTGATATCGATTATGATCAATACCTCGCCTACTTGGGCAGAATGAAGCTGCCTGGAGCCTTTGACGGTTTAGACCTGAGCAATGGCGAAAACGAACTGTTTGGCACATCGAACGTCACTGCCCAGCATTTTACCCAGTTCGGTTTGGATAATGATACGGCCGGCGGAACGCTTGCTGCCCAGAATCTAGTGAAAATGATGAATCCGATGAACTATATCAGTACTGAGGGAACAACCACTACAAGTAATTGGCGGATTCGGATGGGTACCAAAGATAGTGATACCTCTCTCGCTGTTTCTACTATATTGGCTACGGAGCTGGAGAATAAAGGCTTAAATGTAGACTTTGCGATGGCTTGGGATATTCCACACAGCGGAGATTACGATCTGGACGAGCTTTTTGCTTGGGCGGACAAGGTTAGTGCTACATCACCAAAAGCATCCGCAACTGCCACTCCTTCCAAGTCATCAGTGATGGTGAATGGGAACAAGATATCTGTAGATGCGTACACTATTGACGGCAGCAACTATTTTAAACTGCGGGATATAGCTATGGCTGTAAACAACACTACAAAACAGTTTGAAGTGACCTCAGATGCGAAGACAAATGCTTTAAACATTACATCTAACAAAGCGTACACCCCGACTGGCATTGAACTTTCAGCATCCGGAAATACTAATTCGAAGACAGGTGTTACGACATCCACTAAGATAACTTTAAACGGTCAAGAGATTTCAGTAACAGGCTATAATATCGGCGGGAATGAGTATTATAAGCTCCGGGATATAGCAAAATCCCTTGATTTTAATTTAGTATGGAATGCCGCAACGCACACCATAAATATGGATACTTCTAATGTATATATTTCTGAATAA
- a CDS encoding ArsR/SmtB family transcription factor has protein sequence MVLNDNSQVRDVYDAVADPTRRKLLQILADVDELPLHEITVHFDMGRTAVSKHLSILKEADLVVARKVGRETRYRLNANPLKEIRDWVSFYEGFWKERIDKLKLLLEEE, from the coding sequence GTGGTTTTGAACGATAATAGTCAAGTGAGGGATGTATATGACGCTGTTGCAGATCCAACAAGGCGAAAATTACTTCAAATCCTGGCTGATGTTGATGAATTACCCCTACATGAAATCACGGTTCATTTTGATATGGGCCGTACAGCAGTATCTAAGCACTTGTCTATTCTTAAAGAGGCTGATCTTGTAGTTGCTCGAAAGGTTGGTAGAGAAACGAGGTATCGTTTGAATGCCAATCCATTGAAAGAAATTCGGGATTGGGTATCTTTTTACGAAGGCTTCTGGAAAGAAAGAATCGATAAACTAAAACTTTTATTGGAGGAAGAATAA